A window of Marinobacter sp. es.042 genomic DNA:
GCGCCGTTATCGGCGCCAACCTTCGTTGGGCTCTGGGGTTGTGGTTGAACACGACATACCATGCCGTTCCCTACGGAACGCTGGTTGCCAACCTCAGTGGTGGTTGGCTGATCGGGCTGCTGATCGGTTACTTCAGCCATGGCACCACGCTGGCACCAGAGTGGCGGCTCTTTGCCATAACCGGATTGTGCGGTGCCCTGACCACCTTTTCGACGTTTTCACTCGAGATGTTTGCTGCCATTCAGGACGGCAAATGGGCCATGGCCATCACCGGTATTCTGGCCCACGTTGTCGGCTCCATCCTCATGACTGCACTGGGAATTTACACCTTCGGCCTAGTGAAGGGATGATGGGTACCACTACCTACACAAATTCTCGAAAATACCCTTGGCAAGCTTCGGATTCAGGAGTAGAGTGAAGGTCGTAGGAAAGATTCAGCAAAGCATTTCATGAATAAGACGTACCTCCGCAGTTAGTAGTGACCGTCCTGTTTTTGATTCAGCGAGTTCTGTATTTCCGCAAAACGCCGACCTGACACTATGAAGGTGCGAGGCGGCAGATAATATGATTGATTTCAGGAAGTTTAAGTATGTC
This region includes:
- the crcB gene encoding fluoride efflux transporter CrcB, which translates into the protein MWLSFVAVSVGAVIGANLRWALGLWLNTTYHAVPYGTLVANLSGGWLIGLLIGYFSHGTTLAPEWRLFAITGLCGALTTFSTFSLEMFAAIQDGKWAMAITGILAHVVGSILMTALGIYTFGLVKG